A window of Cyprinus carpio isolate SPL01 unplaced genomic scaffold, ASM1834038v1 S000000993, whole genome shotgun sequence genomic DNA:
GGCAGGCTGGACAATCACACTGTCTAAATTTGATGCTGATCTgcatataaattatgaaaattttatcctcaagataaaaaaaagcttatctATAATTTATCAAATTTACCAAACACCACTCTATGACTGAAATTTAGGATGGGTCTGCATGAAGAAGTGGAATGACAACAAAGCCAACCTCCAAAGGCAACCGGACACACTTCTGCACATTGGTATCTAACTTTAAGCTCATCAGATCTGGTGTTAGATCTGACACAAAGCAAATTCCCAATTCTGTGGAGTCAATGGGATAGTCAAAAAACTTTGCAATGTGTCTATACTCTTTGCAGACAATGTATTCCTCACCCTCAAAGACAATTATATTCTGAACCAATAGTATCTTATTTTTCATCTTGATACATCTGTCCCTCTCTGATGTGTTGATGACAAACCCATCTACTGACAGTTCCTTAAATTGGGAGACTACTCCTGTGAATCCTTGTGGAACAGGTCCATCTGAGTGCAGCATTTTCAAATTTTTGTGGGTATTCCAAGTTTCCTCATCCTTTAAACTTGCTGAATCAAGTTCTGAAATTCTGCGTATAACTTGCTGCAGTGGTGAACTAGGTTTTCTAaccattcttttaattttttttaggtagTTTTCAAAAGGAAACCCTGATATTAAATCTAAGTGGCCATGCACCTTCACATCATCACTGAGATGAATCAGACCATGTATGTTGTACACTAAAAAACCCTGGCCATAGAGTTCCCCAAAATGTTTAACAAATGATCTAAGTAGTGTGTTTGCAAAGTCATTTAACAGCAAACAATATGTTGGACTTGCCAAGATGTATATGCTCACAGACAACAACATAAAATTTTGGTAAACCTCAGTAGTCAGCACATCCCTTAAAACTACTGGACCAGTGTAAAGTAAGAACTGCCTAAGTTCTGTTGCTTTCCATCGTAACCTCTCATCAAGTGCCCTTGGTCTTCTAGCAAATTCTGAGGGTATGTAACTTTTGAGAGCAAGCAGTTTGCTGGAAATGAAGGACACTTGTCTGGATGAAATACGGTAATTCAACTTGCCGCAGGTTCCCATCCACAAATCAAACAGACGCCGCACCACACCTAAGCACACTAAATGCATATAGTCATGTGGAAATCCACTAACCATAGCAATAGATGTTTCACAAAATGGGGAATGTTGTACATGGTGGTCTTCATCCTCTGCATTTGAAAAAGATACATCTGTTCTTACTCTAGCATTAAGTTCAGGAAATGTCATGCGATTATTAATGTAAATGCCTGACTGTACACATTTATCACAACCACTGTATCCATTGTGTGACTTAATTCCCTTAATAAAGGCCCTCGCAGGAGCATCACAAATTACTGAGCGCACAGTCAAGAAGAAGGTCTTTCCATTAACAACAAAACCAGTGCTCAAGGATTTCAACTCAGAGACCAGATCCTTTAGATATTCTGACAATGACTGAGGCTTTGAGTTCCCACTGTAAAGGGCAATCAACACAGGTTTTCTAGTGTAAGCCTGGAGTATTCCTAAAATTGGCCAGAACTGTAAACCGGAACTTTTAAAAATTGGAAGACCATCCATGTTCAATTGTAATTTGAATCTGTGATGACTTTGGACAACTGATGTAAGCTTCTGAAAGATGTGGCTGAACATTTTCTGTATTCCAAAATAGTGGAATGATCCACTCCCCAAGGAAACAATACTATGTCTTATCTGTGTTTGAAGTAATGTTCTTGCATCTTTTGGTAGAGATGGGTGATGGGCTTTCAGTATTGACAAAAGGGCAGACAAAGCAAtcaaggaaatgccaaaatgtgTTGCCCAGTCTCGCAAACATCCCGATAAATCTTTAGGAACATCCCCACTTTTATCAACATGGCTATCCTCGTCACTTGTTGATTCACTTCCCCCATCACTCTCTGATCCACAAATTGGTGGCAAAACAAAGCTTGAAGTAACTACTTCATGTTCAATGGTATGTTCTTCGATAGTACAATCCATGAAACTACTGTCCTCCTCATCATTCAAAGATTCAAACAACTGGGTCACTCTTTTAACAGCCCTTTTCCTTAAATTGCTGCGAGTGATATTCCACTTTTTTCTCTCCATTACACAGTAATTACACTAACATTTACTCTTTGAAAATTAGTCATGCAGTACAATGACAATAACCAGGtgctatggagaaaaaaaaaaaatacattaatactttaaatattgAACGACAGCATGAAATGTATCAACAGCTTACCTTAATGGTGACAGTTAACTTGACACTCTGTATTTTTGCCCACCAGAAATTTTCTGTAACAAATCACATTGACTGTTATTAAGGTGTAAAACATCATGACTCAAAACAGTATATGACATAATGCATGCAAAGTAACTTTATAAGACATGAGTTAAATACTTTCACTGTGCAGAACTGACTGCGGGTTGGGAGACATAGGGAGTGGGGGCTGATCTCAGcggtttgcagcgttgagcattaTACACGTTTGTGCTGAGCTTATGACCACAATGTCCAATCAGAGACATTTTGATTAGTCACCGCTAAATTGTTCAGTGAGCGCACTCTGAATTCTGAATCTTCATTTGCTAAAGTAGTGCattcagcttcagtgattatTTAGGCCTAAAACAGTTTTTGCGAAAGTGCATACATCACTTTAGACTGAATTCATGAACCACTTCAGtgttctttgctcactttctTTATAATTTATTCCCAGTTTGAATAACCTTTGTTTTTAATGCTGCTGAAATAACCAGTGTGAAGCCTTGATTTTCTaattcataaaaaacaataaatttaaaaattcttcTTAGCTTGTTTCGTCTGTATCTAGAACGTGATTTTCCCCACAAAAAACTTCctaataatcaacattaataACTACAATATCAAGAACAATAATCAACAATCAtttgtcatgatattgcagcttCACCCTctgagttttaatttttaatttttatgctaTTTACATTATGCAATGCTTATGTAAATACATGAGCAGCATTAATCTGtgtaaattaacataaattagCCATGAACATAAAATATCACCTCTTATTGGACATTGCAGTAATAAGTTCAACAGAAACAGGTGTGACTGGTTACAATGCTCAACACTGTAAACCTCGTGCAAATGAAggagaaaataaagcaaatacataacaataaataaaaataaattgaacctacaacaataataataacaataataatgtaaaatattaaataaaaaataaacaatcagtaAATGTACTTAAAAGACTGTTGGATGGGATGGGatgaaatgatttataaataataaataaattcatattagCCTGTTTCGATTATATCCATAATATGACGTGcttttataaaaatcagtttctCACACAGATCATGTTGCGGCCGCACTCAGACAAACTTTTTAGCGCTGCCTTGCAATTTTATCAACGAAATAGCTAATCCGCTgagctacattatctttctcaaGTAACATTATTGTTTCCAAAGGAATTAAAGCCACAGCTTCACTATTAATAGATAAACACGCAAAGCGGTGGTAATTCATACACgcacagcagcgtctctctctctctctcgctcaaaaAAGAACACTTGATGAATTAGCTGCACACGTGCCACAATATCGATACAGAGCTAGCTGTGTTGATACTTGTATCGTCAAATCTCTGAGGATACATCGTCATATGGATGTATCGAACACAGCACtactaataacattaataaacattatatcaaGAGCAATATTCATGATTCACCCTCTGAGGtttttttataggctattttgtgtaaatacatgAGAAGCATTAATCTGTGTAggctgaaataaacaaattagccAAATTTGCAGGTTCCACCATAATAATTTATCTTCAAATAGAAAGTAtgcaaattttataaattatgtcATTACCTCTATACATCACATAACATGTGGACTCCAACTGAATATGTAATCGCTaacaaaaagacacatttatCAGTTATCTTACCTTGACTTTTTGCAGGTTCCGATCACGTCCTCCCTCCAACTAACGTTTTGTTTTTGGGCGCCTTTTTCCACGCCTTCCGGTTATGCTTAAATGTGGGGGCAGTgggaataaataagtaaattaatgaTTCACGATTCACCCTcggagtttattattatttataggctatttacattattacatattatattattaatataacgaAGCAATCGCTaacaaaaagacacatttaacACATATCTTACCTTGAATTTTTGCAGGTTCTGTCCTCCTTCCAACTAACGTCTTGTTTTTGGGCGCCTTTCCCACACTTTCCGGCTACGTTTAAATTTAAAGGGCCGGGAACAGGAAAATTGTTccagtttgaatgttttatttatttatttataatttatttatttttttgcccacagacagaataaactacaaaaacagtcttgctaaagattttatttgaacaaaatatagATCTTATCTCTAAgaagtttgctaaaaaaaagtgggacaattatgattattattattagagttttATCTGACATGGCAATAACATTGGACGAGCTTGAGCGTTTTAGCACACATGCTAATTTTCAACACTGTCCACAGGAggctttttagaaaaaaaaaaaacagtaataataattaataaatatttttttcgtGAATGCAGAAAAAGGGGATTGAAAtgttaatatcaaaataatattttctcatAGCAGCTTCTACTGATTTGTCAGTAATATGTACTGATACATTATCATCAATTAATGAATTAGTATTATCATGTTTTAATCTTTAAGAAAGAAACTGTTTTTCATAAAGATGactgttgtaaattacaatattattacaatatttagcCAAAATAttagacaaattaaaatattaaaatagggGTCACTTGACACACTTGACACATcacaacctttttatttttatttttatttttattttacgtcTAGGCCCCCTATTTGAAGGCACTTCTCACTCACAACTTCTACCTGATAAAATATTACAGagcttggcaaaaaaaaaaaaaaaaaaaatgtacctttgctataaaaataaccaaataataaatatctttatttttggttgttttagcttgttttgtcttattttatttttttttttatggggggtcTAATATTTCCAGGAGCTTTTTCAGAAAGACTCAGAACAGCGCATATCTAtcttttataaatactgtaaaactaaagacttttcggagatatgaaggatgcaatactactctataggtattCAAGTTTAACATGAGATTGTCAGAAACTGTGTTACCTACCCTTTAAATAATTATAAGTCATTTTGAGGCCCTATTGGAAGATAGTTGAGCCCCCCTGGAACCTCCACTATAGAAGTTAAATGACACTGCTAGCAGATAAACATGGTTTCACCAAGTAGGCTACAACATTTTATCTGATCTCATCTTGTTGATCCCGAAACAACATTCAAATCAACCAATTTGATTTGAAGTTTGCAGTTTATGTCTAGTTCAGGCTTATAACCAGGGTAAGGTGCTTCTACATCAGTGTTGTTCGCCTATCATTTCCCTCTGACTAGGGATGTGGTTAGGCTTGGGTTTAGAGGGGAAAGGGTAAGCACAATTTTTTTGAACAGGAATGTACCTCCAAGATCAACAAAATATGTTGATACAGGAATATGTCCTACTTTGCAAAATCATTGCGACCCAAGTTTTGCACAAATAGCAATTCAAAATTATCTCATGCAAATATTTAAAGGCACATCCCAAAACTATAAAAACTCATTAGAACCTAGACACTTGAACTTTTCTAGACACTATCTACACAACATATGTCAGCTGATTATAAGACCTGTTAATCCAATATATCACATTCCTCACATTCACAGCCTGTACCTAGTGTCTGCTGCAtcctaccattttttttttttttttttaatattgttaaaaatatatgtttaaaaaatattcaggCCATATTTATGCTCACACCCACATGAGCCATGTGCATGCTGTGCCCTATATTTGCCAAAACTGGCCCAAAAATGTTTTACGATAACTGGGCCACATTTTCTGCATTACATGTGGGCCACTTTTGGCTCACATCCATATGAGCCAATGGTTGATATGCAGTGCTCTTTGctgaaatgtttttcatatgttttaaGATGAATGGGCCACATTTGCAGCATTATATGTGGGCCACTTTTGGCTCACACCCCGATGAGCCAATGGTTGATATGCCATATATTTGCCAAAACTGGCCCACATATGTTTTAAGATGAATGGGCCATATTTGCAGCATTATATTTGGGCCACTTTTGGCTCACATCCAGATGAGCCAATGGTTGATATGCCATATATTTGCCAAAACTGGCCCACATATGTTTTAAGATGAATGGGCCACATTTGCAGCATTATATGTGGGCCACTTTTGGCTCACACCCCGATGAGCCATCGTTGATATGCCATATCTTTGCCAAGAGTGGCCCAGACACATTTTAAGATGAATGGGCCACATTTGCAGCATTATATGTGGGCCACTTTTGGCTCACTCCCCGATGAGCCAATGGTTGATATGCCATATATTTGCCAAAAGTGGGCCAGATACGTTTTATGAAAAATGGGCCACATTTGCAGCATTATATTTGGGCCACTTTTGGCTCACATCCAGATGAGCCAATGGTTTATATCCCATATATTTGCCAAATGTGGCCCAGACATATTTTACGATAAATGGGCCACATTTGCAGCATTACATGTGAGCCACTTTTGGCTCACATCCAGATTAGCCAATGGTTAATATGCCATATATTTGCCAAAACTGGCCCAGATACGTTTTACGATAAATGGGCCACATTTGCGGCATTACATGTGGGCCACTTTTGGCTCACATTCAGATGAGCCAATGGTTAATGTGCCATATATTTGCCAAAACTGGCCCAGATACATTTTACGATAAATGGGCCACATTTGCGGCATTACATGTGGGCCACTTTTGGCTCACACCCAGATGAGCCAATGGTTAATGTGCCATATATTTGCCAAAACTGGC
This region includes:
- the LOC109103868 gene encoding uncharacterized protein LOC109103868 isoform X1, with the translated sequence MERKKWNITRSNLRKRAVKRVTQLFESLNDEEDSSFMDCTIEEHTIEHEVVTSSFVLPPICGSESDGGSESTSDEDSHVDKSGDVPKDLSGCLRDWATHFGISLIALSALLSILKAHHPSLPKDARTLLQTQIRHSIVSLGSGSFHYFGIQKMFSHIFQKLTSVVQSHHRFKLQLNMDGLPIFKSSGLQFWPILGILQAYTRKPVLIALYSGNSKPQSLSEYLKDLVSELKSLSTGFVVNGKTFFLTVRSVICDAPARAFIKGIKSHNGYSGCDKCVQSGIYINNRMTFPELNARVRTDVSFSNAEDEDHHVQHSPFCETSIAMVSGFPHDYMHLVCLGVVRRLFDLWMGTCGKLNYRISSRQVSFISSKLLALKSYIPSEFARRPRALDERLRWKATELRQFLLYTGPVVLRDVLTTEVYQNFMLLSVSIYILASPTYCLLLNDFANTLLRSFVKHFGELYGQGFLVYNIHGLIHLSDDVKVHGHLDLISGFPFENYLKKIKRMVRKPSSPLQQVIRRISELDSASLKDEETWNTHKNLKMLHSDGPVPQGFTGVVSQFKELSVDGFVINTSERDRCIKMKNKILLVQNIIVFEGEEYIVCKEYRHIAKFFDYPIDSTELGICFVSDLTPDLMSLKLDTNVQKCVRLPLEVGFVVIPLLHADPS